GCGGCGGAGTTGACCCCGCTGATCGGTGCGGACCGCGACGTGCCCGCCCCGGACGTGAACACCGGTCAGCGGGAGATGAACTGGATCAAAGACACCTACGAGACCATCGAGAACACGACGGAGCCGGGGGTCATCACCGGCAAGGACCTCTCAAGCGGCGGGAGCGAGGGACGCGTCGAGGCGACGGGCCGCTCGACGGTCGTCGCGGCCCGGGAAGCCTTCGACTACCTGGACAAGGACGTGGAACACGCGAGGGTCGCGGTCCAGGGGTACGGTAACGCCGGCTGGATCGCGGCGAAACTCGTCTACGAGATGGGCGCGAACGTCGTCGCCGTCTCTGACTCCAGCGGCGCCATCTACGGCGAGGACACGCTCGACCCGGTCGACGTCAAGGAGTACAAGCGTGAAACGGGTAGTGTCACCGGATACCCCGACGCGGACCGGGAACTGACCAACGACGAACTGCTGACGCTCGACGTGGACCTCCTGATTCCGGCCGCGCTCGAGAACGCCATCGACGAGTCACTCGCGCACGACATCGAGGCCGACGTCGTCTCCGAGGCCGCGAACGGCCCGATCACGCCGGCCGCCGACGACGTCCTCCGGGAGACCGACACGCTCGTCATCCCGGACATTCTGGCGAACGCGGGCGGCGTCGTCGTGTCCTACTTCGAGTGGGTGCAGAACCGCCAGCGGTTCTACTGGACCCGAGACCGCGTCAACGAGGAACTCGACGGGAAGATCGTCGACCAGTTCTGGAACCTCGTCGAGGCCTACGAGGACCGCGATCTCCCGTCGCTCCGGACCGCCGCCTACGTCGTCGCGCTCGAGCGCGTCATCGACGCCGGGGAACAGCGGGGCACGTGGCCCTGACTCCTGCCCTCGCTCTCGGTCCGGACCGTTGATTTGGCAGCGAGACTCGCCGCCGACGGTATCCCGCCTCGACGGGACGGCGGGAGACTTAACCGCGGGCCGGGAGTAGTGTCGTCTATGACGACGGTCACGCTCGTCGGGACCCGACTGGCGGAGGTCGGGACCGAGTTCGTCTACCACGGAGAGGCCGACGCCTGCGAGGGCTGTCCCTACCGGGATCAGTGTCTCAACCTCGCGCGCGGCCAGAAGTACCGCGTGACCGCGGTCCGCGAGAACGCCTCGACGCTCGACTGCGCCGTCCACGATTCGGGGGTGACGGCCGTCGAAGTCGAACAGGCACCGGTCCTCGCGAACGTCGACGCGAAGGGGGCCTACGCGGGGAGCAAGTCCGCCCTCGAAGGGCCGTGTCCCCACACCGGCTGTCC
Above is a genomic segment from Halorientalis sp. LT38 containing:
- a CDS encoding Glu/Leu/Phe/Val family dehydrogenase, producing the protein MSDVNPFESLRTQIDEAAQYLDVADGELERLKSPERVLEANLSVEMDDGSIEVFRGYRSQFNGDRGPYKGGIRYHPAVTRDEVKALSGWMVYKTATSAVPLGGGKGGIVIDPSEYSESELERITRAFAAELTPLIGADRDVPAPDVNTGQREMNWIKDTYETIENTTEPGVITGKDLSSGGSEGRVEATGRSTVVAAREAFDYLDKDVEHARVAVQGYGNAGWIAAKLVYEMGANVVAVSDSSGAIYGEDTLDPVDVKEYKRETGSVTGYPDADRELTNDELLTLDVDLLIPAALENAIDESLAHDIEADVVSEAANGPITPAADDVLRETDTLVIPDILANAGGVVVSYFEWVQNRQRFYWTRDRVNEELDGKIVDQFWNLVEAYEDRDLPSLRTAAYVVALERVIDAGEQRGTWP
- a CDS encoding UPF0179 family protein; the encoded protein is MTTVTLVGTRLAEVGTEFVYHGEADACEGCPYRDQCLNLARGQKYRVTAVRENASTLDCAVHDSGVTAVEVEQAPVLANVDAKGAYAGSKSALEGPCPHTGCPSHEYCEPAGAEFETEYQIAEVVGEPPHDYCMLDRDLTLVEFAPPGEEE